A region of Pseudomonas sp. Marseille-Q3773 DNA encodes the following proteins:
- a CDS encoding AraC family transcriptional regulator: protein MARPRVRLGDLSVGFVQPLSEALRELGHDPQPLLQRYGLDAARLGEANARLSIPRYMHLGHAAIELCGEAALGLHMGRLSRLAQAGLAGVTAAQAPSVGEAARTLLRFEPLYAANYRGHSTFHEDAHGAWLRFYSISPYNAYNRFVVDSLLAGWLAQLSDLAGTPVQAERLEIEFAAPAYAERYQPLCSAPVQFAAESNQLRLSRATLQLANPRHCPSTWQHLLQLCEAEMQQRTRVRSLGERITHLLGPLLNGGREPDLEEVALHLQLPTWTLRRKLAEEGTRFRDLLNETRRDLAETYIRDTELAFGEIAYLLGFASAEAFQRAFKRWTALTPGEFRRSQRRVG from the coding sequence GTGGCCCGCCCCCGTGTGCGCCTGGGCGACCTTTCGGTCGGCTTTGTCCAGCCGCTGAGCGAGGCCCTGCGCGAGCTTGGCCACGACCCGCAGCCACTGTTGCAGCGCTATGGCCTGGACGCGGCACGCCTGGGCGAGGCCAATGCACGCTTGTCGATACCACGCTACATGCACCTGGGGCACGCTGCCATCGAGCTCTGCGGCGAGGCTGCACTGGGCCTGCACATGGGGCGCCTGAGTCGCCTGGCTCAGGCCGGGCTGGCCGGGGTCACGGCGGCCCAGGCACCCAGCGTGGGCGAGGCGGCGCGCACCCTGCTGCGCTTCGAGCCGTTGTATGCAGCCAACTACCGTGGCCATTCCACTTTCCATGAAGATGCCCACGGCGCCTGGCTGCGCTTCTACTCGATCAGCCCCTACAACGCCTACAACCGCTTCGTCGTCGATTCCCTGCTCGCGGGCTGGCTGGCGCAGTTGAGCGACCTTGCCGGCACACCGGTGCAGGCCGAGCGCCTGGAAATCGAATTTGCCGCCCCCGCCTACGCCGAACGTTACCAGCCATTGTGCAGCGCACCCGTGCAATTTGCCGCAGAAAGCAATCAATTGCGCCTGAGCCGCGCCACGCTGCAGCTGGCCAACCCGCGGCATTGCCCAAGCACCTGGCAGCACCTGCTGCAGTTGTGCGAGGCAGAAATGCAGCAACGCACGCGCGTACGCAGCCTGGGTGAGCGCATCACCCACCTGCTGGGCCCGTTGCTCAATGGCGGTCGCGAACCGGACCTGGAAGAAGTAGCGCTGCACCTGCAGCTGCCGACCTGGACCTTGCGCCGCAAGCTGGCCGAGGAAGGCACGCGGTTTCGCGACCTGCTCAACGAAACACGGCGCGACCTGGCCGAGACCTACATCCGCGATACGGAACTGGCCTTTGGCGAGATCGCCTATCTGTTGGGGTTTGCATCGGCCGAGGCCTTCCAGCGCGCTTTCAAGCGCTGGACGGCCCTTACACCGGGCGAATTCCGCCGCAGCCAACGACGGGTGGGCTAG
- a CDS encoding molybdopterin cofactor-binding domain-containing protein: protein MSSTTEFGRRAFLQGGSLLMAFALLPAARKALADTEVDTLGTVVLAPDLPGSLRTNPYLDAWIRVGAEGITVYTGKVELGTGIKTALLQIAAERLDVSPAAVTFLTADTALTPNEGYTAGSHTIFDSGTALFNAAAQVRQMLMESAARRWGVEVSSLRTGDAMITAPSGARMSYAEAVAGVDLHQYAKASSPDITPEQFKLIGHAIPRLDIPAKVSGGAAFVQDMRLPGMLHARVIRPPRPGCTLTGFDRQAIERLPGVVKVVEDGNYLAVVAKDEWQAIKAMRAGYAAAAWTTGEVIPDQALIHQLLPRLQSRRYPIQHEGQPTPSSGKSYRARVTKQYLMHGSIGPSCSVAWFKDGTLTVWTHTQGVFPLRAGIAEMLGLPLTAVRSIHAEGSGCYGHNGADDAAADAALIAMRVPGVPVRVQWMREQENLWEPYSSAMLTELEADLDSSGRINHWKYQLWTTPHNERITNAGRLVPARLLARPFSSAPSVPIAQPEGDGDRNAIPLYQTGASDIDMHFISEMPFRTSAMRSLGAHINVFAIEACVDELAAQAGVDAVEFRLSHLSDPRARAVVERARDEFAWPRRSSAPGTGIGLGFARYKNIMGYCAVAVEIQVHPQTGEIEIQRVVTAVDVGQIVNPDGLRNQVEGGIVQSSSWTLYEAVSYDPGGVRSYDWSGYPILRFPQLPKHVEVHLIDQPGQPFLGAAEIVQGPMAAALGNAVADATGQRRLALPLTRKA, encoded by the coding sequence ATGTCGTCCACAACTGAATTCGGTCGCCGCGCGTTCCTGCAGGGCGGCAGCCTGCTGATGGCATTCGCGCTGCTGCCGGCCGCCCGCAAGGCGCTGGCCGATACCGAGGTGGATACCCTCGGTACTGTCGTGCTCGCCCCGGACCTGCCCGGCAGCCTGCGTACCAACCCGTACCTCGACGCGTGGATCAGGGTCGGCGCCGAAGGCATCACCGTGTATACCGGCAAGGTGGAACTGGGCACCGGGATAAAGACCGCGCTGCTGCAGATTGCCGCCGAGCGGCTGGACGTCTCGCCGGCAGCGGTGACGTTCCTCACGGCGGACACGGCGCTGACGCCAAACGAAGGCTACACGGCCGGCAGCCATACCATCTTCGACAGCGGTACGGCGCTGTTCAACGCCGCTGCGCAGGTGCGCCAGATGCTGATGGAATCGGCCGCCAGGCGCTGGGGCGTGGAAGTGTCGTCGCTGCGCACCGGCGATGCGATGATCACGGCCCCGTCCGGCGCCCGCATGAGCTATGCCGAGGCGGTGGCAGGCGTGGACCTGCATCAATATGCCAAGGCCAGCTCGCCGGACATTACACCTGAGCAGTTCAAGCTCATCGGCCACGCCATCCCACGCCTGGATATTCCGGCCAAGGTCAGCGGTGGCGCAGCGTTCGTGCAGGACATGCGCCTTCCGGGCATGCTCCATGCCCGGGTGATCCGGCCACCCAGGCCGGGCTGCACGCTCACCGGCTTCGATCGCCAGGCGATCGAACGCCTGCCAGGCGTCGTCAAGGTGGTCGAGGATGGCAACTATCTCGCCGTGGTGGCCAAGGATGAATGGCAAGCGATCAAGGCGATGCGGGCGGGCTACGCGGCGGCGGCCTGGACCACTGGCGAGGTGATTCCGGACCAGGCGCTCATCCACCAGCTGCTGCCCAGGCTGCAATCCAGGCGCTACCCCATCCAGCACGAAGGCCAGCCGACGCCTTCAAGTGGCAAGAGCTATCGGGCGCGCGTCACCAAACAGTACCTGATGCACGGCTCTATCGGCCCCTCCTGTTCGGTGGCCTGGTTCAAGGACGGTACGTTGACGGTCTGGACCCATACCCAGGGTGTGTTCCCGCTGCGTGCAGGCATCGCCGAAATGCTCGGCCTGCCGCTGACCGCGGTACGTAGCATCCATGCCGAAGGCTCCGGATGCTACGGCCACAACGGCGCCGATGACGCCGCAGCCGACGCGGCGCTCATCGCCATGCGCGTACCGGGCGTGCCCGTGCGCGTGCAGTGGATGCGTGAACAGGAAAACCTCTGGGAGCCGTACAGCTCGGCCATGCTCACCGAACTGGAGGCCGACCTGGACAGCAGCGGCCGGATCAACCACTGGAAGTACCAGCTATGGACCACGCCGCATAACGAGCGCATCACCAACGCCGGCCGCCTGGTGCCCGCGCGCCTGCTCGCCCGGCCGTTCAGCTCGGCGCCGTCGGTTCCCATTGCCCAGCCCGAAGGGGATGGCGACCGCAACGCGATCCCGCTGTACCAAACGGGCGCAAGCGACATCGACATGCACTTCATCAGCGAAATGCCGTTCCGCACTTCGGCAATGCGCTCGCTGGGTGCCCACATCAATGTGTTTGCCATCGAGGCCTGCGTGGACGAACTGGCGGCGCAGGCAGGCGTGGATGCCGTCGAGTTCCGCCTCAGCCACCTCAGCGACCCAAGGGCCCGCGCGGTGGTCGAACGGGCCCGCGATGAATTCGCCTGGCCACGGCGTTCGTCTGCACCGGGCACGGGTATCGGCCTGGGCTTCGCCCGCTACAAGAACATCATGGGCTACTGCGCGGTGGCAGTGGAGATCCAGGTGCATCCGCAAACCGGCGAGATCGAGATTCAGCGGGTGGTCACGGCAGTGGACGTCGGGCAGATCGTCAATCCCGATGGGCTGCGCAACCAGGTTGAGGGCGGCATCGTCCAGTCGAGCAGCTGGACGCTCTACGAGGCGGTCAGTTATGACCCCGGTGGGGTACGCAGCTATGACTGGAGTGGCTATCCAATCCTGCGCTTTCCGCAACTGCCGAAACACGTGGAAGTGCACCTGATCGACCAGCCTGGCCAGCCCTTCCTCGGTGCAGCCGAAATCGTCCAGGGCCCGATGGCGGCAGCCCTCGGTAACGCAGTGGCGGATGCTACCGGCCAACGCCGGCTGGCGCTGCCGCTGACCCGCAAGGCGTGA
- a CDS encoding helix-turn-helix domain-containing protein, giving the protein MYDFTILVTPGAFATSVAATLDILASAATVSGRLGLAAPRWRVCGPQPGPVALGHGLQLPVQPLEASAADHSCWVIPGIGVSDIELLEQRLAEPWTAPCLAALRSHIDSGQEIAASCSAVFLLQAAGLLDGRRVTTSWWLAAHLQQLAPGCRVEPDFMVLADHPVTTAGAAFAQTDLMLHLLRRRLSPALADAVGKALLLDRRQLQAPFVIPAVLAQGNALISRLTAEIEKSLPEPASVTALAASVGMSERTLSRHVRKATGHSTRQLIQRVQLHKARALLESGEYSVEAVSTQVGYQDATALRRLMRRLLNATPRQLRQR; this is encoded by the coding sequence ATGTACGATTTCACCATCCTGGTCACCCCGGGGGCATTCGCGACGAGCGTCGCCGCCACCCTGGACATCCTCGCCAGCGCAGCCACCGTCAGCGGGCGGCTCGGCCTGGCCGCACCACGCTGGCGGGTTTGCGGCCCGCAACCGGGGCCGGTAGCGCTGGGCCATGGCCTGCAACTGCCGGTGCAACCGCTCGAAGCAAGCGCCGCGGACCATTCCTGCTGGGTCATACCAGGCATCGGCGTCAGCGACATCGAGCTGCTCGAGCAGCGCCTCGCCGAGCCATGGACAGCGCCCTGTCTCGCTGCGCTGCGCAGTCATATCGACAGCGGCCAGGAAATTGCCGCATCCTGCTCGGCGGTGTTTCTGCTGCAGGCAGCCGGGCTGCTGGACGGCCGGCGGGTAACCACCTCCTGGTGGCTGGCAGCGCATCTGCAGCAACTGGCGCCCGGTTGCCGCGTGGAGCCGGACTTCATGGTGCTGGCCGATCACCCCGTGACCACGGCAGGTGCCGCCTTCGCGCAAACCGACCTGATGCTGCACCTGCTCCGGCGGCGCCTGTCACCGGCACTCGCCGACGCGGTGGGCAAGGCGCTGCTGCTCGACCGCCGGCAACTGCAGGCACCTTTTGTCATCCCCGCCGTGCTGGCGCAAGGTAATGCGCTGATCTCGCGCCTGACTGCCGAAATCGAGAAGTCACTGCCGGAGCCGGCCAGCGTCACGGCCCTGGCGGCAAGCGTCGGCATGTCCGAGCGGACCCTGTCGCGGCATGTGCGCAAGGCAACGGGGCACTCCACCCGGCAGCTGATCCAGCGGGTGCAGTTGCACAAGGCCCGGGCGCTGCTCGAGTCTGGCGAGTATTCTGTCGAAGCGGTCTCGACGCAGGTCGGCTACCAGGACGCCACGGCGCTGCGGCGGCTGATGCGGCGCCTGCTCAACGCCACCCCGCGACAATTGCGCCAGCGCTGA
- a CDS encoding alkene reductase, whose protein sequence is MARHLFNPIRVGALQLPHRIAMAPLTRSRAGQPGDIPTAMAAEYYAQRASAALIITEATQISRQGQGYAWTPGIYTAEQIAAWRRVSEEVHAYDGRIFMQLWHVGRVSHPSFQPDHGLPVAPSAIAAPGKTFIVDHDGNGVWGDVPVPRALEVEEIGAIIDDYRNAALNAMAAGMDGVEIHAGNGYLLDQFINSNSNRRSDPYGGSYQNRARLLLAVVQAVAQEIGADRVGVRLTPMGRFMGMGDDTPFETFSYIVKSLNRYGLAYLHLVEPAVVGTVKDENFDPRRDEIILQLRDAWEGVLVIAGGYDAASAEKAIADGRADVVAFGRPFLANPDLPRRIRDGLELNTPDPATFFGGDERGYIDYPAHP, encoded by the coding sequence ATGGCCCGTCATCTGTTCAATCCCATTCGCGTGGGCGCCTTGCAACTGCCGCACCGTATCGCCATGGCGCCACTGACCCGCTCCCGGGCAGGCCAACCCGGCGACATCCCGACGGCAATGGCGGCGGAATATTATGCCCAGCGCGCCAGCGCAGCGTTGATCATCACCGAAGCCACGCAAATCTCCCGGCAGGGGCAAGGTTATGCCTGGACGCCCGGCATCTACACGGCTGAACAGATCGCAGCCTGGCGGCGGGTGAGCGAGGAAGTACACGCATACGATGGCCGCATCTTCATGCAGCTGTGGCACGTCGGGCGTGTTTCGCACCCCAGTTTCCAGCCAGACCATGGCCTGCCCGTTGCACCGAGTGCGATCGCCGCTCCCGGCAAGACGTTCATCGTCGACCACGACGGCAATGGCGTGTGGGGCGATGTGCCGGTCCCGCGCGCCCTGGAAGTCGAAGAGATCGGGGCGATCATCGATGACTACCGCAATGCTGCACTCAATGCCATGGCGGCGGGCATGGATGGCGTCGAGATCCACGCCGGCAACGGCTACCTGCTCGACCAGTTCATCAACAGCAACAGCAACCGGCGCAGCGACCCTTACGGCGGCTCGTACCAGAACCGGGCACGCCTGCTGCTGGCGGTGGTCCAGGCCGTGGCGCAAGAGATCGGCGCAGATCGCGTCGGTGTGCGCCTCACCCCGATGGGGCGGTTCATGGGCATGGGCGACGACACCCCTTTCGAAACCTTCAGCTACATCGTCAAGTCACTGAACCGCTACGGCCTGGCCTACCTGCACCTGGTCGAGCCCGCGGTCGTCGGCACCGTCAAGGACGAAAACTTCGACCCGCGCAGGGACGAGATCATCTTGCAGCTGCGCGATGCCTGGGAAGGTGTCCTGGTGATCGCAGGCGGCTACGACGCAGCTTCTGCGGAAAAGGCAATTGCCGACGGCCGTGCCGACGTGGTGGCTTTCGGCCGACCGTTCCTGGCCAACCCGGACTTGCCACGCCGCATCCGCGACGGCCTGGAACTCAACACCCCCGACCCTGCAACCTTTTTTGGTGGCGACGAACGAGGTTATATCGACTATCCAGCCCACCCCTGA
- a CDS encoding nitrilase-related carbon-nitrogen hydrolase — MRKLLASTLALVMAAALCGYGFWTQQRPEGHYLSDLRIELALNHGVPGEHGNLLGVEPLLYPGDYQNLQRLHRKLAAYLEQARAQGLVGPRTVVVLPEHIGTWLWARGEKNELYQVTQSREALQWLELSNPLRYGLAMLGADGDDRRADAHLRMKAEQMATDYQQLFGGLAKEFNVTLVAGSIVLPAPYVKQGVLHAGNGPLFNSSMVFAGDGSLLGQPQHQQFPDSEMRRYVHDGRRQPLQVVQTPAGRLGVLVGSDSWYLENHQQLARQAVELIANPVFLSGKGSWQAPWRGNRHQAASARLPLQRGEVSEQAAWQRLTEAAGAGVSSMSVFMRGQFWEQGSDGQGFARQAGELLAGTPSPGARLLNLWL; from the coding sequence ATGCGAAAACTCCTGGCAAGCACCCTGGCGCTGGTGATGGCCGCCGCACTCTGTGGCTACGGTTTCTGGACCCAGCAGCGCCCGGAAGGCCATTACCTGTCTGATCTGCGCATCGAACTGGCGCTGAACCATGGCGTGCCCGGCGAACATGGCAACCTGCTCGGCGTCGAGCCGCTGCTGTACCCGGGCGACTACCAGAACCTGCAACGCCTGCACCGCAAGCTCGCGGCCTACCTTGAACAGGCCCGGGCCCAAGGCCTGGTCGGCCCGCGCACGGTGGTGGTGCTGCCCGAGCACATCGGTACCTGGCTGTGGGCGCGCGGTGAAAAGAACGAGCTGTACCAGGTCACGCAAAGCCGTGAAGCCCTGCAATGGCTGGAGCTGAGCAACCCGCTGCGCTATGGCCTGGCCATGCTCGGTGCTGACGGCGACGACCGCCGCGCCGACGCGCACCTGCGCATGAAGGCCGAGCAGATGGCCACCGACTATCAGCAGCTGTTCGGCGGCCTGGCCAAGGAATTCAACGTCACCCTGGTAGCCGGCTCGATCGTGCTGCCCGCCCCCTATGTGAAGCAGGGCGTGCTGCATGCCGGCAACGGCCCGCTGTTCAACAGCAGCATGGTGTTCGCTGGCGACGGCTCGCTGCTGGGCCAGCCACAGCATCAACAGTTCCCCGACAGCGAAATGCGCCGCTACGTTCACGATGGCCGCCGGCAACCATTGCAGGTCGTGCAAACCCCTGCCGGGCGCCTGGGGGTACTGGTGGGCAGCGACAGCTGGTACCTGGAAAACCACCAGCAACTGGCCCGCCAGGCAGTGGAACTGATCGCCAACCCGGTATTCCTCAGCGGCAAGGGCAGCTGGCAGGCGCCCTGGCGTGGCAATCGCCATCAGGCTGCCAGCGCCAGGCTGCCCTTGCAGCGCGGCGAAGTCAGCGAGCAGGCCGCCTGGCAGCGCCTGACCGAGGCCGCCGGGGCCGGCGTCAGCAGCATGAGCGTGTTCATGCGCGGGCAGTTCTGGGAACAGGGCAGCGACGGCCAGGGCTTTGCCCGCCAGGCCGGCGAATTGCTGGCGGGAACGCCCAGCCCTGGCGCCCGCCTGCTGAACCTGTGGTTGTAG
- a CDS encoding XdhC family protein has protein sequence MQHLDVTVLEQALAWADEGHSVWLCTVLSTFGSAPRSPGAMLAAIQSGAHSGSLSGGCVEEVFLETLSRGEHAAPAQVICYGASAEERSRLQLPCGGSLDVLVEHRRPSAEWRAHLRQLLDALRGQRRLTRVIDLEGGLFSIRSRTDGSDTVVRNGSRLEIALGPALRLLLAGLSPVAEACAQFARALGFEVIACDPREEVAALSLEGVTVIPLLPSIYIANGGCHEATAVVALTHDPKIDDLALMEAVHTPAFYIGAMGSKRTSERRAERLRRIGGLSPADVDRLHMPIGLDIGSRTPAEIALSVMADVLRVYRGKARTAL, from the coding sequence ATGCAACATCTTGATGTGACGGTCCTGGAGCAGGCGCTGGCCTGGGCCGACGAAGGACACAGCGTGTGGCTATGCACGGTCCTTTCCACCTTCGGTTCGGCACCGCGCTCGCCTGGCGCAATGCTGGCGGCCATCCAGTCCGGTGCGCACAGCGGCTCGCTGTCCGGCGGCTGCGTCGAGGAGGTATTTCTCGAAACGCTCAGCCGTGGCGAGCATGCGGCACCGGCGCAGGTCATCTGCTACGGCGCCAGTGCCGAAGAGCGCAGTCGCCTGCAGTTGCCGTGTGGCGGTAGCCTGGACGTACTGGTCGAGCACAGGCGCCCGAGCGCCGAATGGCGGGCCCACCTGCGCCAATTGCTCGACGCTCTGCGCGGTCAACGCCGGCTGACCCGGGTGATCGACCTGGAAGGCGGCCTGTTCAGCATCCGCAGCCGCACCGACGGCAGTGACACCGTAGTGCGCAACGGAAGCCGCCTGGAGATCGCCCTGGGCCCGGCATTGCGCTTGCTGCTGGCAGGCCTGTCACCGGTTGCCGAGGCCTGCGCACAGTTCGCCCGGGCCCTGGGCTTTGAAGTGATCGCTTGCGACCCGCGAGAAGAAGTGGCCGCGCTGTCGCTCGAAGGCGTGACGGTGATTCCGCTACTGCCCTCGATCTACATCGCCAACGGCGGTTGCCACGAAGCGACGGCGGTGGTGGCGCTGACCCATGACCCGAAAATCGACGACCTCGCATTGATGGAGGCCGTGCATACGCCGGCCTTCTACATCGGCGCCATGGGCTCGAAGCGAACCTCGGAACGACGCGCGGAGCGATTGCGCCGGATCGGCGGCTTGTCGCCTGCGGATGTCGACCGCCTGCACATGCCCATCGGCCTGGATATCGGCTCCAGGACCCCCGCCGAAATTGCTTTGTCGGTGATGGCCGATGTGCTGCGGGTATACCGAGGTAAAGCGCGAACGGCGCTTTGA
- a CDS encoding LysR family transcriptional regulator: MDKFLALSMFVETVRCGGYSAAARKLGVATSSVARQVAALEAELGTTLMTRSTRQNRLTDLGQAYFDNAVGILDALAAADGMVTDRGSEAKGKLRVSVPVEFGRRLISPHLGRFLASHPELEVSLNLSDERVDLYKDRIDLTVRLGSTVSSEDVICTTIGHFQRWLVASPAYLERHGAPTQPSELTRHSCMRFDYGGPMRDWLFEVADETVPVAVQGRMQSNNADILRQAAVAGQGIALLADWLVAEDVQQGRLTRLLPEYEVNPMSVNASINIVYLPINRASTRIRAFAHFMKELVSVA, from the coding sequence ATGGACAAGTTTCTCGCCTTGAGCATGTTCGTAGAGACGGTACGTTGCGGTGGCTACTCCGCCGCAGCCCGCAAGCTTGGCGTGGCAACATCGTCCGTGGCGCGTCAGGTGGCAGCACTGGAGGCGGAACTGGGCACCACGCTCATGACCCGCAGCACGCGCCAGAACCGCCTGACCGACCTGGGCCAAGCCTATTTCGACAACGCGGTGGGCATTCTCGATGCGCTCGCCGCAGCCGATGGCATGGTTACCGACAGAGGCAGCGAAGCGAAAGGCAAGCTGCGGGTCAGCGTGCCGGTGGAGTTCGGCCGACGCTTGATCTCCCCCCACCTGGGGCGGTTTCTGGCGAGCCATCCGGAGCTGGAGGTCAGCCTCAACCTCAGCGACGAGCGGGTGGACCTTTACAAGGACCGTATCGACCTGACCGTGCGCCTGGGGTCGACCGTCTCCAGCGAAGACGTGATCTGCACCACCATCGGGCATTTCCAGCGCTGGCTGGTGGCCAGCCCGGCCTACCTGGAGCGGCACGGTGCGCCGACGCAACCGAGCGAGCTCACCCGGCATTCCTGCATGCGCTTCGATTACGGCGGGCCGATGCGCGACTGGCTGTTCGAGGTGGCTGACGAGACGGTACCCGTCGCGGTGCAGGGCCGGATGCAGAGCAACAATGCCGACATTCTCAGGCAGGCAGCGGTCGCCGGGCAGGGCATTGCGCTGCTGGCCGACTGGCTGGTTGCCGAGGATGTGCAGCAGGGCCGGCTCACCCGCTTGCTGCCTGAATACGAAGTGAACCCGATGTCAGTCAATGCCTCGATCAATATCGTCTACCTGCCGATCAATCGTGCCTCGACACGTATCAGGGCCTTTGCGCATTTCATGAAAGAGCTGGTCAGTGTTGCCTAG
- a CDS encoding (2Fe-2S)-binding protein produces MSNVNLTVNGKLHSLDIDPDMPLLYALRNHLELNGAKYGCGLGQCGACTVIVDDQPVFSCVTPCAGMQGRHVRTVESLGTPERPGPLQQAFIDTQAAQCGYCIAGMIMRAQALLEQNPQPDAATIRAHMASNLCRCGTHLRIIEAITRVVENGGLHVVHN; encoded by the coding sequence ATGAGCAACGTGAACCTCACCGTCAACGGCAAGCTGCACAGCCTGGATATCGATCCGGACATGCCGCTGCTCTATGCCTTGCGCAACCACCTGGAACTCAACGGCGCCAAGTATGGCTGCGGGCTGGGCCAGTGTGGCGCGTGCACCGTCATCGTCGACGACCAGCCGGTATTCTCCTGCGTGACGCCGTGTGCCGGCATGCAAGGCCGCCACGTGCGCACCGTCGAGAGCCTGGGCACGCCTGAACGGCCGGGCCCGCTGCAACAAGCCTTCATCGACACCCAGGCCGCGCAGTGTGGCTACTGCATCGCCGGGATGATCATGCGCGCCCAGGCCTTGCTGGAGCAGAATCCGCAGCCCGACGCAGCCACCATCCGCGCGCACATGGCCAGCAACCTGTGTCGCTGCGGCACGCATCTGCGCATCATCGAAGCAATCACCCGCGTCGTCGAAAACGGTGGCCTGCATGTCGTCCACAACTGA
- a CDS encoding cytochrome c, translated as MSHRKRWALAAIALGVGGVAAALGLMWRPAIDPIERPMAFEPAQIARGAQVVTAGDCAVCHTRPGGKYLAGGLPLVTPFGTLYSTNITPDAQTGIGKWPLEAFQRAMRDGVSRDGHFLYPAFPYTHYRLLDDQDLADAYAYLMSGPPVYQPATPNRMKFPMNLRPLVAGWNLLFLHSAPFVPTAQASPQWNRGRYLVEGAGHCGGCHTPLNLLGAEKTGQALAGGVVDGWAAPSLLGLASRETPWTQAQLVDYLQAKVVDGHGTAAGPMRPVSQELARLPRSDVEAMAEYLLSLPASHPQPATVETKAVASTESSSLGGDLFQAACAGCHGAAAPMRSIDGRPALTATSSVQAPAPRNFIKTVLEGIAPTPGEPGPAMPPFAASLNDQQLAALAAFVRGQAAPDRPWTDLHSTIQALREETP; from the coding sequence ATGTCGCACAGGAAGCGTTGGGCATTGGCAGCTATTGCGCTGGGCGTGGGCGGGGTAGCCGCAGCGCTCGGGTTGATGTGGCGGCCGGCAATCGACCCGATCGAGCGGCCCATGGCATTCGAACCCGCACAGATCGCGCGCGGTGCCCAGGTCGTCACCGCCGGCGACTGCGCGGTCTGCCATACGCGCCCTGGCGGCAAGTACCTGGCGGGCGGCCTGCCGCTGGTGACGCCGTTTGGCACGCTGTACAGCACCAACATCACCCCTGACGCGCAGACCGGTATCGGCAAGTGGCCACTCGAAGCGTTCCAGCGCGCCATGCGCGACGGGGTTTCTCGCGATGGGCATTTCCTCTACCCGGCCTTCCCGTACACGCATTACCGGCTGCTCGACGATCAGGACCTGGCAGATGCTTACGCCTACCTGATGAGCGGGCCTCCGGTGTACCAGCCGGCAACCCCCAACCGCATGAAGTTCCCGATGAACCTCCGCCCGCTGGTCGCGGGCTGGAACCTGCTGTTCCTGCATTCGGCGCCGTTCGTGCCGACCGCGCAGGCGTCGCCGCAGTGGAACCGTGGCCGCTACCTGGTCGAAGGCGCGGGCCACTGCGGCGGATGCCATACCCCTTTGAACCTGCTCGGTGCAGAGAAAACGGGCCAGGCGCTTGCCGGTGGCGTGGTTGATGGCTGGGCGGCCCCTTCCCTGCTCGGCCTGGCCAGCCGCGAAACGCCCTGGACCCAAGCCCAGCTGGTGGATTACCTGCAAGCCAAGGTCGTCGACGGCCATGGCACCGCCGCCGGCCCCATGCGCCCGGTCAGCCAGGAACTCGCGCGGCTGCCTCGGAGCGACGTCGAGGCCATGGCGGAATATCTGCTGAGTTTGCCAGCTTCCCACCCCCAACCAGCCACAGTCGAAACAAAAGCTGTGGCCTCCACCGAATCGTCCAGCCTGGGTGGTGATCTGTTCCAGGCCGCATGCGCAGGCTGCCACGGCGCAGCCGCACCGATGCGCAGTATCGACGGCAGGCCAGCGCTGACGGCGACGTCCTCGGTGCAGGCCCCTGCGCCACGCAACTTCATCAAGACGGTACTGGAAGGCATTGCCCCCACACCCGGTGAGCCCGGCCCGGCGATGCCGCCCTTCGCGGCCAGCCTGAACGACCAGCAGCTCGCCGCCCTGGCGGCTTTCGTCCGTGGCCAGGCCGCCCCGGATCGGCCGTGGACGGATTTGCATTCGACTATTCAGGCTCTACGCGAGGAGACCCCATGA
- a CDS encoding tautomerase yields MPNILIKVPAGAFNEAQRELLLKRVSEAAIAHEHIGSALPQRSLCWVLIEEVRGADWLCGGVNLHVQAIPCIVTVKVPAGVLDAQMRKDYVQGLHRAIEPCVGQDDGRMLMTSIQLVDVAEGTWGANGNLWHLADFTRAAGYGHLVARAQPCG; encoded by the coding sequence ATGCCCAACATCCTGATCAAGGTCCCTGCCGGGGCTTTCAACGAGGCGCAACGCGAACTGCTGCTCAAGCGCGTCAGCGAGGCCGCCATCGCCCACGAACACATTGGTAGCGCGCTACCGCAGCGCAGCCTGTGCTGGGTGCTCATCGAGGAGGTGCGTGGCGCTGACTGGCTGTGTGGCGGGGTAAACCTGCACGTCCAGGCCATTCCCTGCATCGTCACGGTGAAGGTGCCGGCCGGAGTGCTCGATGCACAGATGCGCAAGGATTATGTGCAGGGTCTGCACCGGGCCATCGAACCCTGCGTGGGGCAGGATGACGGGCGCATGCTGATGACGTCGATACAGCTGGTCGACGTCGCCGAGGGTACCTGGGGCGCGAACGGCAATCTCTGGCATCTTGCCGATTTCACCCGCGCTGCCGGTTACGGCCATCTTGTCGCTCGCGCCCAGCCATGCGGCTAA